In Pseudomonas sp. GCEP-101, one DNA window encodes the following:
- a CDS encoding baseplate assembly protein, with product MSLIDLSQLPAPEVVESLDYETLYEELLADFRNAMGEGWTAAVESDPVLKLLELAAYRELLLRARINDAARAVMLGYATQGDLDQLAAGYNVKRLVIQEADATTSPPTPAVLEGDDSLRNRTQLAFDQLSVAGPRNAYVAFALGADGRIADVSAISPQPCEALVSVLSSEGNGAASTDLLDAVRRALNDEDVRPVGDRLTVQSAAIVPYQVDAVLYIYPGPEAELIQQAAEASLQTYIATQRRIGRDIRRSALFAALHVEGVQRVELAKPAADVVLDATQAAYCSGYQIRVGGSDE from the coding sequence ATGAGCTTGATCGACCTGTCCCAATTGCCAGCGCCCGAAGTGGTCGAGAGCCTCGACTACGAAACGCTCTATGAAGAGCTGCTGGCCGATTTTCGCAACGCCATGGGCGAGGGCTGGACCGCCGCGGTGGAGTCCGACCCGGTGCTCAAGTTGCTGGAGTTGGCGGCCTACCGCGAGCTGCTGCTGCGCGCCCGGATCAACGACGCCGCTCGCGCCGTGATGCTCGGCTACGCGACCCAGGGCGACCTGGACCAATTGGCCGCCGGCTACAACGTCAAGCGCCTGGTGATCCAGGAGGCCGACGCCACCACGTCGCCGCCGACCCCGGCCGTGCTGGAGGGCGATGACTCGTTGCGCAACCGCACCCAGTTGGCCTTCGACCAGCTCTCTGTGGCCGGCCCGCGTAATGCCTACGTGGCCTTCGCCCTCGGCGCCGACGGACGCATCGCCGATGTCTCGGCGATCAGCCCGCAGCCGTGCGAGGCGCTGGTCAGCGTGCTGTCGTCCGAGGGCAACGGCGCTGCCTCCACCGACCTGCTGGATGCGGTGCGCCGCGCGTTGAACGACGAGGACGTGCGCCCGGTGGGGGACCGCCTCACGGTGCAGTCCGCCGCCATCGTGCCCTACCAGGTGGACGCCGTGCTCTACATCTACCCGGGTCCGGAAGCCGAGCTGATCCAGCAGGCCGCCGAGGCGTCGCTGCAGACCTATATCGCCACCCAGCGCCGCATCGGCCGCGACATCCGCCGCAGCGCGCTGTTCGCCGCGCTGCATGTGGAAGGCGTGCAGCGTGTGGAACTGGCCAAGCCTGCGGCCGACGTGGTGCTCGATGCCACCCAGGCGGCGTACTGCAGCGGCTACCAGATCCGCGTCGGAGGTTCGGATGAGTAG
- a CDS encoding pyocin activator PrtN family protein, with amino-acid sequence MQSTVDVRPAPRPETVSLVYQIFGDVLVPLEQVRERWFRNLNRENFSKALSCGRIALPVTTLDDSHKAMQYVAVDHLAAYVEERSQQADAALARRKANLQVVEARQAG; translated from the coding sequence ATGCAGTCGACCGTAGATGTCCGCCCCGCCCCGCGCCCGGAGACGGTGAGCCTGGTCTATCAGATTTTCGGGGATGTGCTGGTGCCGCTGGAGCAGGTGCGCGAGCGCTGGTTCCGCAACCTGAACCGGGAGAACTTTAGCAAGGCGCTGTCCTGCGGGCGCATTGCCCTGCCGGTGACCACGCTGGATGACAGCCACAAGGCGATGCAGTACGTCGCGGTGGATCACCTGGCGGCCTATGTGGAGGAACGTTCGCAGCAGGCGGACGCCGCGCTGGCCCGGCGCAAGGCGAACCTGCAGGTGGTGGAGGCGCGGCAGGCCGGTTGA
- a CDS encoding PA0613 family protein translates to MIKPIDEMLKLWAEEMHNPGSAGGGYAGGNLLAMMIANRGEMIRGTRGSKVILDRVAELDLIINQLPDEQKDVVIEHYLNRDSEASQKYRHCRCSRNTFYLRLHVAHQSIQSRLMRRAA, encoded by the coding sequence GTGATCAAACCCATTGATGAAATGCTGAAGCTCTGGGCCGAAGAAATGCACAACCCCGGCAGCGCCGGCGGCGGCTATGCCGGCGGCAACCTGCTGGCCATGATGATCGCCAACAGGGGCGAGATGATCCGTGGCACGCGGGGCAGCAAGGTGATCCTCGACCGCGTCGCCGAGCTGGACCTGATCATCAACCAACTGCCCGACGAGCAGAAGGATGTGGTCATCGAGCACTACCTCAACCGCGACAGCGAGGCCTCGCAGAAGTACCGGCACTGCCGCTGCAGCCGCAACACCTTCTACCTGCGCCTGCATGTGGCGCACCAGAGCATCCAGTCGCGGTTGATGCGCCGCGCCGCCTGA
- a CDS encoding phage tail sheath family protein, which translates to MSFFHGVTVTNVDVGARTIALPSSSIIGLVDTFTPEAKLTAQADVPVLLTSLREAAAAFGTASAIYKSCTAIFTQSAAVVVAVGVAKVEDAAQLTSAIIGTVTEAGQRTGLQALLDGKSRFNAQPRLLVAPKHSATQAVATAMGALAEKLRAIAIVDGPNTTDEAAIAYAGEFGNKRIYLVDPGVQYWDTASSATVNAPASANAAALFAWTDSQYGFWSSPSNKELLGITGTGRPIEFLDGDETCRANLLNNANITTIIRDDGYRLWGNRTLSSDAKWAFVTRVRTMDMVMDAILAGHKWAVDRGITKTYVKDVTEGLQAFMRDLKNQGAVIDFEVYADPDLNTASQLAQGKVYWNIRFTDVPPAENPNFRVEVTDQWLTEVLDAA; encoded by the coding sequence ATGAGCTTCTTTCACGGCGTCACCGTGACCAATGTCGACGTCGGTGCGCGCACCATTGCGCTGCCGTCGTCCTCGATCATCGGCCTGGTGGATACCTTCACCCCCGAGGCCAAGCTGACCGCGCAGGCCGATGTGCCGGTGCTGCTCACCAGCCTGCGCGAAGCGGCTGCCGCCTTTGGCACCGCGTCGGCGATCTACAAGTCCTGCACCGCCATCTTCACCCAGTCCGCCGCGGTGGTCGTGGCGGTGGGTGTGGCCAAGGTCGAGGATGCGGCGCAGCTGACCTCCGCGATCATCGGCACCGTCACCGAAGCCGGCCAGCGGACCGGCCTGCAGGCGCTGCTCGATGGCAAGTCGCGCTTCAACGCCCAGCCGCGCCTGCTGGTCGCACCGAAGCACTCCGCCACCCAGGCGGTCGCCACCGCCATGGGCGCACTGGCCGAGAAGCTGCGCGCCATCGCCATCGTCGACGGCCCGAACACCACCGACGAGGCGGCCATCGCCTATGCCGGCGAGTTCGGCAACAAGCGTATCTACCTGGTCGATCCGGGGGTGCAGTACTGGGATACCGCCAGCAGCGCCACCGTCAACGCGCCGGCCTCGGCCAACGCCGCCGCGCTGTTCGCCTGGACCGACAGCCAGTACGGCTTCTGGTCCTCGCCGTCGAACAAGGAACTGCTCGGCATCACCGGTACCGGCCGCCCCATCGAGTTCCTCGACGGCGACGAGACCTGCCGCGCCAACCTGCTCAACAACGCCAACATCACCACCATCATCCGCGACGACGGCTATCGCCTGTGGGGCAACCGTACGCTCTCCAGCGACGCCAAGTGGGCCTTCGTGACCCGCGTGCGGACCATGGACATGGTGATGGACGCGATCCTCGCCGGGCACAAGTGGGCGGTCGACCGCGGCATCACCAAGACCTACGTGAAGGACGTCACCGAGGGCCTGCAGGCCTTCATGCGCGACCTGAAGAACCAGGGCGCGGTGATCGACTTCGAGGTCTACGCCGACCCGGACCTCAACACCGCCAGCCAACTGGCCCAGGGCAAGGTGTACTGGAACATCCGCTTCACCGACGTACCGCCGGCCGAGAACCCCAACTTCCGCGTCGAGGTGACCGATCAGTGGCTCACCGAAGTCCTGGACGCAGCTTAA
- a CDS encoding DUF4376 domain-containing protein — protein sequence MTIFYSPQTRGFYVDSIHGESIPDDRIEVSEDKHWELLVGQQEGGSIVVVDGKLVLQKQAAERTTEEWERSIAHRRYAEEVSGVEVAGTKFETTRESQSLMGSALVHAMDNPDYTCLWKTASGFKEMSVAELRSVLGVVRSHVQACFDREAALLDHLKAGTLTEHMLDQGWPS from the coding sequence ATGACGATATTTTACTCGCCCCAAACGCGGGGTTTTTACGTTGATAGTATTCATGGCGAATCTATTCCGGATGACCGGATCGAGGTCTCCGAGGATAAGCACTGGGAATTGTTGGTGGGCCAACAGGAGGGGGGCTCTATCGTAGTCGTTGACGGCAAACTGGTGCTGCAAAAACAGGCTGCCGAGAGAACCACCGAGGAGTGGGAACGGAGCATTGCTCATAGGCGCTATGCCGAAGAGGTGTCTGGAGTCGAAGTCGCAGGCACGAAGTTCGAGACCACCCGAGAAAGTCAGAGCCTCATGGGCAGCGCTTTGGTACATGCAATGGACAATCCTGATTACACCTGTCTTTGGAAAACGGCCAGCGGATTCAAGGAGATGAGCGTGGCTGAACTGCGTTCGGTCCTGGGCGTGGTTCGATCTCACGTTCAGGCGTGTTTCGATCGGGAAGCCGCTCTTCTCGATCACCTAAAAGCTGGCACCTTGACTGAACACATGCTTGATCAAGGCTGGCCCTCTTGA
- a CDS encoding phage tail protein I: protein MSSRLLPINSTPLERALADVQVADLPVPLRELMDPQRCPVALLPYLAWAWSVDRWDPAWSETVKRKAVAAAFRIHQHKGTIAALRRVIEPLGYLIEIIEWWQGAPMGEPGTFRLRIGVLDSGISEEMYQEVERLIDDAKPLTRHLIGLDISLESQGRITVGSGQYDGDIVTVYPYLPDVIEAIGSHGLPGREHTIDSLSVYPWQ, encoded by the coding sequence ATGAGTAGCCGCCTGCTGCCGATCAACTCGACGCCGCTGGAGCGAGCCCTGGCCGACGTGCAGGTCGCCGATCTGCCGGTCCCCCTGCGCGAGCTGATGGACCCGCAACGCTGCCCGGTCGCGCTGCTGCCGTACCTGGCCTGGGCCTGGTCGGTGGACCGCTGGGACCCGGCCTGGAGCGAGACGGTCAAGCGCAAGGCAGTGGCTGCGGCGTTCCGCATCCACCAGCACAAGGGCACCATCGCCGCGCTGCGGCGGGTGATCGAGCCGCTGGGTTACCTGATCGAGATCATCGAGTGGTGGCAGGGCGCGCCCATGGGCGAGCCGGGCACCTTTCGCCTGCGCATCGGCGTGCTCGACAGTGGCATCAGCGAGGAAATGTACCAGGAGGTGGAGCGCCTGATCGACGACGCCAAACCGCTCACGCGGCACCTCATCGGGCTGGATATCAGCCTGGAATCCCAGGGGCGGATCACCGTCGGCTCCGGGCAATACGACGGCGACATTGTCACCGTCTACCCCTACCTCCCGGACGTGATCGAAGCGATCGGCAGCCACGGCTTGCCGGGCCGGGAACACACCATCGATAGCTTGAGTGTCTACCCATGGCAGTAA
- a CDS encoding phage tail-collar fiber domain-containing protein — MAVTYYALLTTIGAGKLANATALGTTLKITQLAVGDGGGNVPTPDASRTQLVNEVRRAPLNRLSVDPANSSQIIAEQVIPEDVGGWWIREMGLYDEAGALIAYANCAPSYKPQLAEGSGRTQTVRIVLIVSNAASVELKIDPSVVLATREYVDNSIVTALNRLDYKQSVRAATTASVSLSGLQTVDGVALAAGDRVLVKNQTNAVDNGLYVVATGAWKRATDADENSEVTPGLTVTVESGTAQADSVWQLVTDGAIVLGTTALTFQNITNGLAKLASPAFSGVPTAPTAAVGNNTQQLATTAFTQAAIAPLAPVASPAFTGTPTAPTAAVGSNTQQLATTAFVQTAVTPLAPLASPGFTGVPTAATASAGTNTPQLATTAFVQAAVGPLAPLASPAFTGTPIAPTAVVGSNTQQLATTAFVQSAVNTLLGAAPATLNTLAKLATALNNDPALATNLNNALALKAPLASPALTGVPTAPTAAAGSNSSQVANTSFVQNALAFASSKSVYGGYQALPGGTMLQYGAFLISENGKFTGSFPIAFPVACVALVVSSPGYNYILNGEGISRTQYTIEGYTLAGAIANVGFRWIAIGY, encoded by the coding sequence ATGGCAGTAACCTACTACGCACTTCTCACCACGATCGGTGCCGGCAAGCTGGCGAACGCCACCGCGCTGGGCACCACCCTGAAAATCACCCAGCTCGCGGTGGGCGATGGTGGCGGCAACGTGCCGACCCCCGACGCCAGCCGCACCCAGCTGGTCAACGAAGTCCGTCGCGCGCCGCTGAACCGTCTGAGCGTCGACCCGGCGAACAGCTCGCAGATCATCGCCGAACAGGTCATCCCCGAGGACGTGGGCGGCTGGTGGATCCGCGAGATGGGCCTGTACGACGAAGCCGGCGCGCTGATCGCCTACGCCAACTGCGCGCCTTCCTACAAACCGCAACTGGCCGAAGGCAGCGGCCGCACCCAGACCGTGCGCATCGTGCTGATTGTCAGCAATGCAGCGTCGGTGGAACTGAAGATCGACCCGAGCGTGGTGCTGGCGACGCGGGAGTATGTGGATAACTCCATTGTCACAGCGCTGAACCGGCTGGACTACAAGCAGTCGGTGCGAGCAGCGACCACGGCGAGTGTCAGCCTGAGCGGCCTGCAGACGGTGGATGGTGTGGCGCTGGCCGCGGGCGACCGGGTGCTGGTGAAGAACCAAACCAATGCCGTGGACAATGGGCTGTATGTCGTCGCTACCGGCGCCTGGAAACGTGCGACCGATGCCGACGAGAACAGCGAGGTGACGCCGGGCCTCACCGTGACGGTGGAAAGCGGCACCGCGCAGGCGGACAGCGTGTGGCAGTTGGTGACCGATGGGGCGATTGTCCTGGGGACTACAGCGCTGACGTTCCAGAACATTACCAATGGGTTGGCGAAGCTGGCGTCGCCGGCCTTCAGTGGCGTTCCGACGGCACCAACGGCGGCAGTGGGCAACAACACCCAGCAACTGGCGACCACGGCGTTCACGCAAGCAGCGATTGCTCCTCTTGCGCCTGTGGCTTCGCCTGCATTCACCGGAACGCCGACTGCCCCGACAGCCGCTGTCGGTAGCAATACTCAGCAGCTTGCTACCACAGCGTTTGTTCAGACAGCGGTGACTCCGCTAGCTCCGCTAGCATCGCCCGGATTTACCGGAGTTCCGACTGCCGCGACGGCATCTGCAGGCACCAATACACCACAGCTGGCTACGACAGCTTTCGTGCAGGCTGCTGTTGGGCCTCTGGCACCTCTAGCATCTCCTGCTTTCACTGGGACACCAATCGCTCCAACTGCAGTTGTGGGGAGCAACACTCAACAACTGGCCACAACCGCATTTGTTCAGTCTGCAGTCAATACGTTGCTCGGGGCTGCTCCCGCGACGCTAAATACCTTAGCCAAACTGGCGACGGCGTTGAACAACGACCCGGCATTGGCCACGAATCTGAACAACGCGCTTGCGCTCAAGGCTCCTTTGGCAAGCCCAGCTCTCACGGGCGTGCCTACGGCTCCGACAGCGGCAGCTGGATCGAATTCTTCGCAGGTCGCTAACACTTCGTTTGTTCAGAACGCGCTGGCTTTCGCATCCAGCAAGAGCGTCTACGGCGGTTACCAGGCCCTGCCTGGGGGAACCATGTTGCAGTACGGTGCTTTCCTGATCTCGGAAAACGGGAAATTCACTGGAAGTTTCCCCATAGCATTCCCGGTTGCTTGTGTTGCGTTAGTGGTTTCCAGCCCAGGCTACAACTACATCCTCAACGGTGAGGGTATCAGCAGGACGCAATACACCATCGAGGGATACACGTTGGCCGGTGCCATCGCCAACGTGGGGTTTCGTTGGATTGCCATTGGCTATTGA
- a CDS encoding phage holin family protein translates to MGNEPQTLADVPLWGLILLAVAGGISGEMWRADKAGLGGWRLLRRLALRSGASIVCGMAVMFLAMSCGASLTLAAAIGSLTAAAGAEIAVGLYERWAAKRLGVCELPPSERGQE, encoded by the coding sequence ATGGGCAACGAACCTCAGACCCTGGCCGACGTGCCTTTGTGGGGGCTGATCCTGCTCGCGGTGGCGGGCGGCATCAGCGGTGAAATGTGGCGCGCCGACAAGGCGGGCCTGGGCGGCTGGCGGCTGCTGCGGCGCCTGGCGCTGCGCTCGGGCGCCTCCATCGTCTGCGGCATGGCGGTGATGTTCCTGGCCATGTCCTGCGGCGCCTCGCTGACCCTGGCCGCCGCCATCGGCAGCCTGACCGCGGCGGCCGGCGCGGAGATCGCCGTCGGCCTGTATGAACGCTGGGCGGCGAAACGCCTGGGTGTCTGCGAACTGCCGCCGAGCGAGCGCGGGCAAGAGTGA
- a CDS encoding TraR/DksA C4-type zinc finger protein, with protein MADIADYANDLMLERIEEMLHSRRASAAVSSAEYCEDCGDDIPLARRLAAPGCTRCIDCQALDELERRH; from the coding sequence GTGGCTGATATCGCCGACTACGCCAATGACCTGATGCTGGAGCGCATCGAGGAGATGCTGCACAGCCGCCGTGCCTCGGCGGCCGTCAGCTCCGCCGAATACTGCGAGGACTGCGGCGACGACATTCCACTGGCGCGCCGCCTGGCCGCGCCGGGCTGCACCCGCTGCATCGATTGCCAGGCCCTGGATGAACTGGAGCGGCGGCACTGA
- a CDS encoding GPW/gp25 family protein: MIGMDRRTGQPLSGLAHLKQSIEDILTTPLGSRRMRPEYGSRLRRMVDLPVTEGWKGAVQAEVARAIGRWEPRLRLSSVQVVAVVAGSVSLRLRGVYLGDEIGLEVAA; the protein is encoded by the coding sequence ATGATCGGCATGGATCGACGCACCGGCCAGCCGCTCAGTGGGCTGGCGCACCTGAAACAATCCATCGAGGACATCCTCACCACGCCGCTGGGCAGCCGGCGCATGCGCCCCGAGTACGGCAGCCGCCTGCGGCGTATGGTCGACCTGCCGGTGACCGAGGGCTGGAAGGGCGCGGTGCAGGCGGAAGTGGCCCGCGCCATCGGCCGCTGGGAGCCCCGCCTGCGGCTGAGTTCGGTACAGGTGGTGGCGGTGGTCGCGGGCAGCGTGTCGCTGCGCCTGCGCGGCGTCTACCTGGGCGATGAAATCGGCCTGGAGGTGGCGGCATGA
- the trpE gene encoding anthranilate synthase component I, translating to MTREEFQRLAAQGYNRIPLTCETLADFDTPLSIYLKLADGPNTYLLESVQGGEKWGRYSIIGLPSRTVLRVYGHQASIKVDGVETESFECADPLAFVEAFKERYRVPTIAGLPRFNGGLVGYFGYDCVRYVEQRLAQCPNPDPLNNPDILLMVSDAVVVFDNLAGKMHAIVLADPAQADAYDQGLAQLEALLERLRQPITPRRGLDFSAVNAPEPQFRASFTREDYERAVGTIKEYILAGDCMQVVPSQRMSIDFAAAPIDLYRALRCFNPTPYMYFFNFGDFHVVGSSPEVLVRVEDGEVTVRPIAGTRPRGATEEADRALEDDLLSDAKEIAEHLMLIDLGRNDVGRVSQTGSVKVTERMVIERYSNVMHIVSNVNGQLKDGMSAMDALRAILPAGTLSGAPKIRAMEIIDELEPVKRGVYGGAVGYLAWNGNMDTAIAIRTAVIKNGELHVQAGGGIVADSVPAAEWEETINKRRAMFRAVALAEHTAKVHGRD from the coding sequence ATGACCCGCGAAGAATTCCAGCGCCTGGCCGCCCAGGGCTACAACCGCATCCCGCTGACCTGCGAAACCCTGGCCGACTTCGACACCCCGCTGTCGATCTACCTGAAGCTCGCCGACGGCCCCAACACCTACCTGCTCGAATCCGTGCAGGGCGGCGAGAAGTGGGGGCGTTACTCGATCATCGGCCTGCCCAGCCGCACCGTGCTGCGCGTTTACGGCCACCAGGCGAGCATCAAGGTCGACGGCGTCGAGACCGAGAGCTTCGAATGCGCCGACCCGCTGGCCTTCGTCGAGGCGTTCAAGGAGCGCTACCGCGTGCCGACCATCGCCGGTCTGCCTCGCTTCAACGGCGGCCTGGTCGGCTACTTCGGCTATGACTGCGTGCGCTACGTCGAGCAGCGCCTGGCGCAGTGCCCGAACCCCGACCCGCTGAACAACCCCGACATCCTGCTGATGGTCTCCGACGCGGTGGTCGTGTTCGACAACCTCGCCGGCAAGATGCACGCCATCGTCCTCGCCGACCCGGCGCAGGCCGACGCCTACGACCAGGGCCTGGCCCAGCTGGAAGCACTGCTGGAGCGCCTGCGCCAGCCGATCACCCCGCGCCGCGGCCTGGACTTCAGCGCAGTCAATGCCCCGGAACCGCAGTTCCGCGCCAGCTTCACCCGCGAGGACTACGAGCGCGCCGTCGGCACCATCAAGGAATACATCCTGGCCGGCGACTGCATGCAGGTGGTGCCATCGCAGCGCATGTCCATCGACTTCGCCGCCGCGCCCATCGACCTGTACCGCGCGCTGCGCTGCTTCAACCCGACGCCCTACATGTACTTCTTCAACTTCGGCGACTTCCACGTCGTCGGCAGTTCGCCGGAAGTGCTGGTGCGCGTCGAGGACGGCGAAGTCACCGTGCGCCCAATCGCCGGCACCCGCCCACGTGGCGCCACCGAGGAAGCCGACCGCGCGCTGGAAGACGACCTGCTGTCCGATGCCAAGGAAATCGCCGAGCACCTGATGCTCATCGACCTGGGCCGCAACGACGTCGGCCGCGTCTCGCAGACCGGCAGCGTGAAGGTCACCGAGCGGATGGTGATCGAGCGCTACTCCAACGTCATGCACATCGTCTCCAACGTGAACGGCCAGCTGAAGGACGGCATGAGCGCGATGGACGCCCTGCGCGCGATCCTGCCGGCCGGCACCTTGTCCGGCGCGCCGAAGATCCGCGCGATGGAGATCATCGACGAGCTGGAGCCGGTCAAGCGTGGCGTCTACGGCGGCGCCGTGGGCTACCTCGCCTGGAACGGCAACATGGACACCGCCATCGCCATCCGCACCGCGGTGATCAAGAACGGCGAACTGCACGTGCAGGCCGGCGGCGGCATCGTCGCCGACTCGGTGCCGGCGGCGGAGTGGGAAGAAACCATCAACAAACGCCGCGCAATGTTCCGCGCCGTCGCGCTGGCCGAACACACGGCCAAGGTGCATGGCCGAGATTGA
- a CDS encoding XRE family transcriptional regulator has translation MDKTPSSTLADRLKQAMASRNLKQETLAEAAGVSQNTIHKLTSGKAQSTRKLIEIASALGVSPTWLATGDGSPAQGSDAPAPRPADGSPLRLEPLHPWDSDTPLDEDEVELRLYKEVELAAGAGRTAVREIEGRKLRFSYATLRAAGVDPAAAICAQLTGNSMEPLIMDGSTIGIDTATTHITDGEIYALEHEGMLRVKFVYRLPGGGIRLRSFNRDEYPDEEYPPEQFDNGQIRMIGWVFWWSTVRHRRAPTLVR, from the coding sequence ATGGACAAGACGCCCTCATCGACGCTGGCCGATCGCCTGAAACAGGCGATGGCCTCGCGTAATCTCAAGCAGGAAACCCTGGCCGAAGCCGCCGGGGTTTCGCAGAACACCATCCACAAGCTGACCTCGGGGAAGGCGCAGAGCACGCGCAAGCTGATCGAGATCGCCAGTGCGCTGGGGGTCTCGCCGACCTGGCTGGCCACCGGCGACGGCTCGCCGGCTCAGGGCAGCGACGCACCCGCGCCGCGCCCGGCCGATGGCAGCCCGCTGCGCCTGGAACCGTTGCACCCATGGGATAGCGACACACCGCTGGACGAGGACGAAGTGGAACTACGCCTGTACAAGGAAGTGGAGCTGGCGGCCGGCGCCGGACGCACCGCAGTGCGCGAGATAGAGGGGCGCAAGCTGCGCTTCTCCTACGCCACCCTGCGCGCCGCGGGGGTGGATCCGGCGGCGGCGATCTGCGCCCAGCTCACCGGCAACAGCATGGAGCCGCTGATCATGGATGGCTCCACCATCGGCATCGACACCGCCACCACGCACATCACCGACGGCGAGATCTATGCCCTGGAACACGAGGGCATGCTGCGGGTGAAATTCGTCTACCGCCTGCCGGGCGGCGGCATCCGCCTGCGCAGCTTCAACCGCGACGAATACCCGGACGAGGAGTACCCGCCGGAGCAGTTCGACAATGGGCAGATCCGCATGATCGGCTGGGTGTTCTGGTGGTCCACGGTGCGTCATCGCCGGGCGCCGACCCTGGTGCGCTGA
- a CDS encoding phage baseplate assembly protein V, which translates to MNPDYVSAEHDRMLAALVMPCEVVAVDLATARVRVRSGQWTSAWVRWHAQAAGAARHWRAPSLGEQGVLLSPSGMAAMGTFVPGLFGAASAPPNNRGEVESWHFPDGAVLSYDWQAHRYDLQLPAGTATVKVGGTQVVIDPGAVTVTAASIQLNGPVSIKGALTVNGNISSTGSIMDTAGNSNHHTH; encoded by the coding sequence ATGAACCCGGATTATGTGAGCGCCGAACACGACCGCATGCTCGCCGCCCTGGTCATGCCCTGCGAAGTGGTGGCCGTGGACCTGGCGACAGCGCGGGTGCGGGTGCGCTCGGGCCAGTGGACCAGTGCCTGGGTGCGCTGGCACGCACAAGCCGCCGGTGCCGCCCGCCACTGGCGCGCACCGAGCCTGGGCGAGCAGGGCGTGTTGCTGAGCCCGTCCGGCATGGCCGCCATGGGCACCTTCGTGCCGGGGCTGTTCGGTGCCGCCTCGGCGCCCCCGAACAATCGCGGCGAGGTCGAGAGCTGGCATTTCCCCGATGGCGCGGTGCTCAGCTACGACTGGCAGGCGCATCGCTATGACCTGCAACTGCCCGCCGGCACCGCCACGGTGAAAGTGGGCGGCACGCAGGTGGTGATCGACCCCGGTGCGGTGACTGTCACCGCCGCCAGTATCCAGCTGAACGGGCCGGTGAGCATCAAGGGAGCGCTGACGGTGAACGGCAACATCAGCAGTACCGGCTCGATCATGGACACCGCCGGCAACAGCAACCACCACACCCACTGA
- a CDS encoding GNAT family N-acetyltransferase, with protein sequence MTTPILIRRAEPADTDAILRILGETYETTWKPELTADAIARFESSAHTAAYVHERLPFFQVACIAGDVVGLLDWRDDFIDALHVPPRHQRLGVGAALLRHAETAIADAGHAGVRLETDTFNQQARAFYGKHGYAEIDFYPDEEWHSGFTTVLMRKSF encoded by the coding sequence ATGACGACACCTATCCTCATTCGCCGCGCCGAACCCGCCGATACCGATGCCATCCTGCGCATCCTCGGTGAAACCTACGAAACCACCTGGAAGCCCGAGCTGACCGCCGACGCCATCGCGCGCTTCGAGTCCTCCGCGCATACCGCCGCTTACGTGCACGAGCGGCTGCCGTTCTTCCAGGTCGCCTGCATCGCTGGCGACGTGGTCGGCCTGCTCGACTGGCGCGACGATTTCATTGATGCCCTGCACGTGCCCCCGCGCCATCAACGCCTGGGAGTCGGTGCCGCATTGCTGCGCCACGCCGAAACCGCCATCGCCGATGCCGGGCACGCAGGCGTGCGCCTGGAGACCGACACCTTCAACCAGCAGGCGCGAGCGTTCTATGGCAAGCACGGCTATGCCGAGATCGACTTCTATCCCGACGAGGAATGGCACAGCGGCTTTACCACCGTGCTGATGCGCAAGAGCTTCTGA